Genomic DNA from Arthrobacter sp. B1I2:
CTGAGGGAAAAGATGCGGGCCTGCGCCATTGCGGGCTTCGACGGCATCGAAATCTTCGAACAGGACCTGGTCACCTCGCCGCTCAGCCCCGAGGACGTGCGGAAAATGGCCGCGGACCTGGGCCTTGGCCTGGACCTCTACCAGCCGTTCCGGGATTTCGACGGCGTCACGCCGGACCTGCTGAAGGCGAACCTCCGGCGCGCGGAGGCGAAGTTCAAGCTGATGTCCCGCCTGGGCATGGACACCATCCTCGTTTGCTCCAACGTTGCCACCGCCACCATTGACGACGACGGCCTCCGGGCCGATCAGCTGGCACAGCTGGCCAACCTGGCCGGGGACCACGGCGTCAAGGTGGCCTACGAAGCGCTGGCCTGGGGCAAGTACGTCAACGACTACGAGCACGCCTACCGGCTGGTGGACATGGTGGACCATCCCAATTTCGGAACCTGCCTGGACTCCTTCCATATCCTGTCCCGGGACTGGGAAACCTCCCACATTGAGGCGTTCAACCCCGGGAAGATCTTCTTCGTGCAGGTGGCGGACGCCCCCAAGCTCACCATGGATGTGCTGTCCTGGAGCCGGCACTACCGGGTGTTCCCGGGCGAGGGACAGTTTGCGCTGGCCAAGTTCATGGGCCACGTGGTCCGTGCCGGCTACACCGGACCCGTCTCGCTGGAGGTCTTCAATGACGTCTTCCGGCAGTCCGATGTTGAGCGCACGGCCGTGGATGCCATGCGTTCGCTCATCTGGCTTGAGGAGCAGAGCGCCAACTGGCTGGCAGGCACTGAAAGCGTGCCGGGCAACGGCGCCGCGCACCGCCGTCGTTATCCCATGGAACTGGCCACGCTGCCCAAGGTGAACGAACCTGCCGGCTTCAACTTTGCCGAGGTCAAGGCGGACGATACCGCCCAGCTGGAGAAGCTCCTGGGCCAGCTCGGCTTCGCGTTCGAGGGCCGGCACCGCACCAAGGACGTCCAGCTGTGGACCATGGGGCAGGCCCGGGTGATCATCAACGAACAGGCCGCGCAGCATGCCGAGCCCGCCATCGCCGCGCTGGGGTTCGACGTCGATTCCCCCGTGATTGCCTCCGCCCGCGCCCAGCAGCTCAAGGCCCCCGTGGTGGCCCGCAAGGTGCAGGCGGACGAGGAAGTGTTCCAGGGCATTTCCGCGCCGGACTCCACCGAAATCTTCCTCTGCCAGGGCAGCCCGGACGGCACCGCGGCGTGGACGCACGAGTTTGGCGAAGGGCTGGAACTTCCTTCCCCCGGAACCAATGCGGTCATCGACCACGTCAACCTTGCCCAGCCGTGGCAGCACTTCGACGAAGCCGTTCTGTTCTATACCAGCGCCATGGCCCTGGAACCGCAGCCGTTCGCGGAAGTGCCCAGCCCCAGCGGCCTGGTGCGCTCGCAGGTCATGCAGACCTCCGACGGCGCAGTGCGGCTGGTTCTGAACCTCGCTCCGATCCAGCAGGCCAGCGGCCAGAAAACCTACCAGGAACATATCGCCTTCGCCGTGGACGACCTCGTGGCCACCGCCCGGGCCGCCCGGGACCGGGGCCTGGAATTCCTGCAGATCCCGGCCAACTACTACGAAGACCTGGACGCCCGGTTCGGCCTTGAGCCCGGCTTCCTGGCCACCCTGCAGGAGCTCAACCTGCTGTTCGACCGGGATGCGGACGGCGAATTCCTGCACTTCTACACAGCCACCGTGGGCAGTGTGTTCTTCGAAATGGTGGAACGCCGCGACGGCTATGACGGCTACGGCGCCCCCAACGCCCCGGTGCGCCACGCGGTCCAGTACGACTCGCTCCACCGCAGCTGAGCCAACCCAGACCCCAGACGCAAGACACCAAACAGATCAGAAAGGAGCCAGCCGTGCCGGAAGACATCACCGCGGAGCTGGAGTCGGAGGAACTCGTGCCCCCGGCCGAACCGAAGGCTGCCCACCAGCCCCTGGACAAGGCCATCGAGTCGCAGGCTGACCTCAGTGCAGAGATCAACGCCATGGGCGAGGCCTACCAGCGGGCGCTAAAAGACGGCGGGCAGCAGGAAACCCAGCCGCGCCTGGACTACCCGCCCTACCGCAGCAGCATCCTGCGCCACCCCACCAAGAGCCTGCACCACGCCGACCCTGAGACCATCGAGCTGTACTCGCCGGCCTTCGGGCACCAGGACGTGCACGCCCTGGAATCGGACCTGACCATCCAGCACAACGGCGAGCCGCTGGGTGAGCGGATCATCGTCTCCGGCAAGGTCCTGGACGGCGACGGCCGTCCCGTGGCCGGACAGCTCGTGGAGATCTGGCAGGCCAACGCGTCCGGCCGCTACATCCACAAGCGCGACCAGCACCCGGCCCCGATCGACCCCAACTTCACGGGCATCGGCCGCTGCATCACCGGCCCGGACGGCTCCTACCGGTTCACCACCATCAAGCCCGGCGCCTACCCGTGGAAGAACCACCTGAACGCGTGGCGCCCGGCACACATCCACTTCTCGCTGTTCGGCACCGAGTTCACCCAGCGCATCATCACCCAGATGTACTTCCCGGGCGACCAGCTCTTCCCGCTGGACCCGATCTACCAGACCATCGTGGACCAGGACGCCCGCGACCGCCTGGTGGCCACCTACGACCACAGCCTCACCGAACCCGAATGGGCCCTGGGCTACAACTGGGACATCGTCCTGACCGGGCCCAAGCGGACCTGGACAGAAAACGAGGCGCTGGGCGCAGAAGCTGACGAGGAGTAGGAAAGATGAGCACCCAACTGGTACCCACCCCCGGCCAGACCGTCGGACCGTTCTACGGTTACGCGCTCCCGTTCGAAAAGGACAACGAGCTGTTGCCTCCGGGCTTCCCCGGCTCCATCCGGCTGCAGGGCACCGTGTACGACGGCGCCGGCCACACCATCCCGGACGCCATCCTGGAAATCTGGCAGCCGGACGCCGCGGGCAAGGTTGTCCAGCGCACCGGCTCCCTGGTCCGCGACGGCTACACCTTCACCGGGTGGGGCCGCGGCGCCGTCGGCAACTCCGGCGTCTTCACCTTCACCACCGTCAACCCGGGCCCCACCAAGCCAGGTGCGGCACCCTTCATCTCCGTGGCCATCTTCGCCCGAGGCCTGACCAACCGCCTGTTCACCCGCATCTACCTGCCGGAGGACACCGGGGCGCTGGCAAGCGACCCCCTGCTCAGCTCGCTGGATCCGGAGCGCCGCAAAACGCTGATCGCCCGCCGCGACCCGGATGGCGGCCTCACCTGGGACATCCGCCTCCAGGGTGAGGGCGAGACGGTTTTCCTGGACTTCCAGTGACCCACGCCGCCCCGGGAGATCTGCGCGCCTTCGCGGAAGAAGCCGACGCCGGCCTGCTCAGTCCCGTATCAGCGTCACCGTTGGTGGCGGCGCTGACGGGGGACCGGGCAGTGCTGGCGGCCATCCTCGCCGTCGAGTCCGGCTGGGCCGCCGTGCTGGAACGCGCGGGCCTGGCACCTGCCGGGTCCGCCGCCGTCGTCGCCTCCGCTGCCGAGGCGGGGCGTTACGACCTGGCCGATGTCGCGTTGCGTGCCCAGGGCGGCGGCAACCCGGTCATCCCGTTGCTGGCCGACCTCCGGAAGAAGGTGGCGGCGCTGGATACCGCCGGTGTCGGTGCCGGAAAAGCCGTTCATACGTCGCTGACCAGCCAGGACGTGCTTGATACGGCCCTGATGCTGATGGCCCGCAACACCGTCCACGCCGTGCTGGCCGACCTGAAGGGCACCGCGACGGCGCTCGCCGCCTTGGCGGGGCAGCACGCGGAGACGCTGTGCGTGGGCAGGAGCCTGACACAGCATTCCCTCCCGTATACCTTCGGGCTGCGGGCTGCGCAGTGGTTCCACGGCGTGGCCGCCGCAGGCCGGCAGCTTGAGGGCCTGGCATTCCCGGTCCAGTTCGGCGGGGCGGCGGGAACACTCGCCGCGGGAACCGTGCTGACGGACGGCTCCTCCGCCACGCCCTTCACCCTGGCCGATGCCCTGGCAGCCCAGCTGGGCCTGGCCCCCGCGGCGGCTCCGTGGCACACCAACCGCCTGGCCGTTACGTCCCTTGGGCATGCGCTGGCTTCAGTCCTGGACGCGTTCGGCAAGATCGCCGCGGACGTCCTGTTCCTGAGCCGGCCCGAGGTGGCCGAGCTTGCCGAGCCGCGCGCCGCCGGGCGCGGGGTTTCCTCTGCCATGCCGCAGAAGCAGAACCCTGTCCTGTCCATCCTGGTCCGCAGCGCCGCGCTGCAGGCACCCGGCCTGGCAGCCCAGCTGCACCTGGCCGCGGCCACCTTTAATGACGAGCGCCCGGACGGGGCCTGGCACATCGAGTGGCCGGCTCTCCGGCAACTGCTGGCCCTGGCCCTCGGCGCCGCCGGCCA
This window encodes:
- a CDS encoding bifunctional sugar phosphate isomerase/epimerase/4-hydroxyphenylpyruvate dioxygenase family protein, whose product is MRTGIATVCLSGTLREKMRACAIAGFDGIEIFEQDLVTSPLSPEDVRKMAADLGLGLDLYQPFRDFDGVTPDLLKANLRRAEAKFKLMSRLGMDTILVCSNVATATIDDDGLRADQLAQLANLAGDHGVKVAYEALAWGKYVNDYEHAYRLVDMVDHPNFGTCLDSFHILSRDWETSHIEAFNPGKIFFVQVADAPKLTMDVLSWSRHYRVFPGEGQFALAKFMGHVVRAGYTGPVSLEVFNDVFRQSDVERTAVDAMRSLIWLEEQSANWLAGTESVPGNGAAHRRRYPMELATLPKVNEPAGFNFAEVKADDTAQLEKLLGQLGFAFEGRHRTKDVQLWTMGQARVIINEQAAQHAEPAIAALGFDVDSPVIASARAQQLKAPVVARKVQADEEVFQGISAPDSTEIFLCQGSPDGTAAWTHEFGEGLELPSPGTNAVIDHVNLAQPWQHFDEAVLFYTSAMALEPQPFAEVPSPSGLVRSQVMQTSDGAVRLVLNLAPIQQASGQKTYQEHIAFAVDDLVATARAARDRGLEFLQIPANYYEDLDARFGLEPGFLATLQELNLLFDRDADGEFLHFYTATVGSVFFEMVERRDGYDGYGAPNAPVRHAVQYDSLHRS
- the pcaG gene encoding protocatechuate 3,4-dioxygenase subunit alpha — its product is MSTQLVPTPGQTVGPFYGYALPFEKDNELLPPGFPGSIRLQGTVYDGAGHTIPDAILEIWQPDAAGKVVQRTGSLVRDGYTFTGWGRGAVGNSGVFTFTTVNPGPTKPGAAPFISVAIFARGLTNRLFTRIYLPEDTGALASDPLLSSLDPERRKTLIARRDPDGGLTWDIRLQGEGETVFLDFQ
- the pcaH gene encoding protocatechuate 3,4-dioxygenase subunit beta, producing MPEDITAELESEELVPPAEPKAAHQPLDKAIESQADLSAEINAMGEAYQRALKDGGQQETQPRLDYPPYRSSILRHPTKSLHHADPETIELYSPAFGHQDVHALESDLTIQHNGEPLGERIIVSGKVLDGDGRPVAGQLVEIWQANASGRYIHKRDQHPAPIDPNFTGIGRCITGPDGSYRFTTIKPGAYPWKNHLNAWRPAHIHFSLFGTEFTQRIITQMYFPGDQLFPLDPIYQTIVDQDARDRLVATYDHSLTEPEWALGYNWDIVLTGPKRTWTENEALGAEADEE
- a CDS encoding lyase family protein → MTHAAPGDLRAFAEEADAGLLSPVSASPLVAALTGDRAVLAAILAVESGWAAVLERAGLAPAGSAAVVASAAEAGRYDLADVALRAQGGGNPVIPLLADLRKKVAALDTAGVGAGKAVHTSLTSQDVLDTALMLMARNTVHAVLADLKGTATALAALAGQHAETLCVGRSLTQHSLPYTFGLRAAQWFHGVAAAGRQLEGLAFPVQFGGAAGTLAAGTVLTDGSSATPFTLADALAAQLGLAPAAAPWHTNRLAVTSLGHALASVLDAFGKIAADVLFLSRPEVAELAEPRAAGRGVSSAMPQKQNPVLSILVRSAALQAPGLAAQLHLAAATFNDERPDGAWHIEWPALRQLLALALGAAGHIRELAEGLQVFPDCMRRNLDLAGPLLLAEGVSAALAPLLAEKDGRSGKQQLQDVVDRTLQAPAGEQAATYRKLLREAVPAAVVPDSRLEGLLDPGSYLGQAAEISRRILAAFPEFVSQTTHANGASRG